One genomic region from Leptospira tipperaryensis encodes:
- a CDS encoding MerR family transcriptional regulator, translating to MSETLSISQISKMTNFSPHTLRYYEKMGLLPHPERSHGKDRKYSEKEIRHLKVIRTLKELSMPLEDIKEFIKEGCILDKISKGENLKPPLNKRIRILNAHLTTLEQKKKDLEVTIKLTKAKLKEYETLLANEERT from the coding sequence GTGAGCGAAACCCTAAGTATTTCTCAAATTTCAAAAATGACGAACTTCAGTCCGCATACGCTTCGTTATTACGAAAAGATGGGACTTTTACCGCATCCGGAAAGAAGTCACGGAAAAGACCGCAAATATTCCGAAAAAGAGATTCGACATCTAAAAGTGATACGAACGCTCAAAGAACTGAGTATGCCTTTGGAAGACATCAAAGAGTTTATCAAAGAAGGTTGTATCTTAGATAAAATTTCCAAGGGTGAGAATCTGAAACCGCCCTTGAATAAGAGAATTCGAATTCTTAACGCGCATCTTACGACCTTGGAACAAAAGAAAAAAGATCTGGAAGTTACGATCAAACTCACCAAGGCAAAACTCAAAGAGTATGAAACTCTTCTTGCAAACGAAGAAAGGACTTAA
- a CDS encoding DMT family transporter — protein MNSIKPYLCLVLFALITGTTFQVAKEALLYFSPAQTGALRFVLASILLFTFVFLSDRKLLKVNKEHLRSFIFLGIVGVFGFNFFFFLGMRKASPVNAAIIVALSPAITIFLSYILLKTKITFLQYLGTVVSFLGVLVVISDGNLSSIRTVLEGEGILFIFLAAACWALYSVGMKKYLKGVSTVQITTFTSFFGTICLLLLILLNGDYHIEWSKTPSSAWFAILYMAAFTTFFGYLFWNYGIQKVGPDKAAIFGNLIPVVAMLTTLFLGESLNLFDVIGALLVIVGIFIVNSKFNRVPTTQTIKTSTAG, from the coding sequence ATGAACTCGATCAAACCGTATCTTTGTCTTGTGCTTTTCGCATTGATCACCGGGACTACGTTCCAGGTGGCAAAGGAAGCCCTTCTCTATTTTTCTCCCGCACAAACCGGTGCTTTACGTTTTGTGTTAGCTTCGATTCTTCTTTTTACTTTTGTTTTTTTGAGCGATCGAAAACTGCTCAAAGTAAATAAAGAACATCTCAGAAGTTTTATATTTCTCGGGATCGTTGGAGTCTTCGGATTCAATTTCTTTTTCTTCCTGGGAATGCGAAAAGCTTCTCCGGTAAACGCGGCGATCATCGTGGCGCTCAGTCCTGCGATCACGATTTTTCTTTCCTATATTCTTCTGAAAACCAAGATTACCTTTCTTCAGTATTTAGGAACGGTCGTTTCTTTTCTCGGAGTTCTTGTAGTGATCTCGGACGGAAACTTGAGTTCGATCCGAACGGTCTTGGAGGGTGAGGGAATTCTTTTTATATTCTTAGCCGCCGCTTGCTGGGCCTTATATTCGGTAGGAATGAAAAAATATCTCAAAGGAGTTTCTACGGTTCAAATCACTACGTTTACTTCTTTTTTTGGAACGATTTGTTTGCTGCTTCTGATTCTTTTAAACGGAGACTATCACATCGAATGGAGTAAAACTCCAAGTTCGGCGTGGTTTGCAATCCTGTATATGGCGGCGTTCACAACATTCTTCGGTTATCTTTTTTGGAATTACGGAATCCAAAAAGTCGGTCCAGATAAGGCCGCAATCTTTGGAAATCTGATTCCGGTCGTCGCCATGCTAACAACTTTGTTTTTAGGAGAATCCCTAAATCTTTTCGATGTAATCGGCGCGCTTCTGGTTATAGTCGGAATTTTTATCGTAAATTCTAAGTTCAATCGGGTTCCAACGACACAAACTATAAAAACTTCCACAGCAGGTTAA